In the Suncus etruscus isolate mSunEtr1 chromosome 17, mSunEtr1.pri.cur, whole genome shotgun sequence genome, agatcattttgtttttgttatttttgtttgtttgtttttgggccacacatggtgacactcagggattactctggtctatggctcagaaattgctcctagcttgggggaccatatgggatgctgggaaccaaacccaggttcatcctgggtcagcttcttgcaaggcaaacaccctacccctgtgctattgctctggcccccagaagtagctaattttaataacattattaaTTTACAAAGAATCTCAAGTTTGTTAATCAGCTTACCGAAACATCACAGCTCTTGTTGAGGATCCTGGTCCACTCTCCCTTGTGGGCTGGGTGAGCATTACCAAAGATGCCAACCTGTTCTGGTTTAGGCATCCCATGAAGAGTCCAATAAGCCTCCTCCTGCACATGACTGCAGTTCATATTTTGTGGCCTGAAATGATACCATGGAGGTTGTAGACtaacaataatataattattaaactaTATCTAAAAGTCAATCTAAACATTAGACAAAGTATCATAAGATAAAGCAGAGGAAACAATCTTTAGTATGTATAGGGGGTATGAAGTTAGCAAATGtttagtaatatttatattattcaggTTATAAAATAATTCCTTATTAGCAtcttctaaattataaaaatataaaagctgtCATAACCATATTCCCTTGGAGAAAATTGTAGAAAtgatgcaaaagccaagaattaCCTGAACTTGCATCCAGATTTCACATTCACCCCAAACTGTACTTCATGTCTTTTAATAGAACATGTTCCATCACCCTGGCTCTGCAACACAGTCATCTGAGGTGGGGAGTGATGGTCAAAGAAtcctaacaaaaaataaatactaggCAGGTTGGAATATCTGTGTTCTTATCGTCTCCTTAAAACTATATTAATCtcaggaccagagtggtggcacaagcagtagagcatttgccttgcacacggctatcctagaacagaccaaggtttgattccccagcatcccatatggtcccccaagccaggagtgatttctgagcatatagccaggagtaatccctatcaccatgtgtggcccgaaaaaaaaaaaaacaacaacaaccaactaTATTAATCTCATGGTAACATTTAAATCAGTTTTTCctttagtaattaaaaaataaagataattgctattttttcaaaaataattatataccataaaataaaatttaacaaaaaatgaGGTGCTTGGGAGAGAGTtcaaagataggaaagaaaagccCTAAACTCAGTTCCAGGCACTGATGTTTCCACACCTGCCCTGAGTAGTGCTGGCTGAAGCACAGGTTGTGCTTCAAACACACAACTGTCAGGTACAGACAACTAGGTCAAGTATCAAGTACAATGCTCATTTTAATCCAGTCTAAAGTTATTAGTATTTGAAAACAGAACACACTAAAAGTTTGGTAAAGAAGTTCTGAAAAGAAGGGGAGACCTTAGAatcaaaaatccaaaagatcagctGCTGCAGGTTTCTTTATTAGGCTCAAAGGAAGCTGCCAGTTCCATAAAGGATACAGAATGACTTCTATCACCAGTTAGAGTAAAGAGTGGCTTCCCAATGATATAGCCAGGATTCCCACTTCTAGGGCTAATAAAAGCAGTGGCTGTGCTCTGTTGAAAAGCCTGAAGAGAAGAAAAGTCAATTATGgtttaaaaaaacatagtatgccctccccaccccacttctCCTGCTTGACTTTGTATCCTTCAAGGAAACATAAATTACTGCATAGAAAAATCTGACTTCCTTCCACGGTATAGAATTGTGCAGAAATGTGTATTTcagtattttacatatttttcattcacaaaaagaaatcctaaatgatcTATTGAAATGTGCATGTTGCTTTCTACCAAGGATTATGATTAAAGATGTGCCAACTATCCTGCCATTGTCTGAaactaaaagaattttaattcaattaaaaatatattttagctatAAATGTTCCAGAGATAAACTATGAGAGGAAGAAATGGCCAGTGTTTTGAAGGCGGAGTAGAGAAGAAACTATTTTTTCCTGGCAGAAGTAGAATTGGATAAAAAATGCTGAATGtccaaaatttgaaaacaaaacaaaacaaaacaaaactaaaaaatctcTATGGTATATTGACTAAATTTATAATCCAAACTAACTTTTTTTGGTTATTGAACCCAGAGTTTCACACATATGAGGCACATGCTCTATGTTTAAGTCACATTCCTGGTCCtagaaataacttttctttttggttttgttgttttggagctataacaagcaatgctcaggggtttctcctggctttgcactcaggaaacattcctggtggtggttgggaaatcatatgggatgctgcaggttgaacctaggtcagctgcatacaaagtaagtgccttgCCATCTGTACAATCGCTATGAACCtagaaataactatttttagaAGTATTTCCTTTGTTAGGCATCAGATAATAGAGAAAATGTTAGCAATTAAACATCACTGAATTCCTATTATCTTCTCTAAAATCATGAACTATTAAATATTGAAACTTCAGCTAGCAGATTGAACTCCATATTCTGATTCTATAAAAAACAATGTgttactgggcctggagagatagtacagcggtgtttgccttgcaagcagccgatacaggaccaaaggtggttggttcgaatcccggtgtcccataggtcccccgtgcctgccaggagctatttctgagcagacagccaggagtaacccctgagcaatgccgggtgtggcccaaaaaccaaaaaccaaaaaaaaaaaaaatgtgttaaagaagaagagagattatattttattcaaacccTTTTTGTCTCTTAACCCTCTTAAAATAAAGGCCCTAACCCTGAAGCGAATGGTGAAGTGTTGCTGCAAAGAAATGCTGGATTCAACAGTTAGGTTGATTTGTTCAAAACTGACAGAAACTTTCTGAATTCCAAAAGTTCCATTGGTCTCTATCTCATAGATGAcctgaaatacaaaaataaaatcaattaataaaagttatttagttGGCTACTTATCTTTAGAAGAGGAAATTTTAtgcccttttttgtttgcttcttttttggggggctataccaGCAATATTTGAGGGATATTTCTGTCTGTGCTTTTGGGATAACATAATGTTCACAATCAGACCATACTTTCACCCTTCACTGCTTGGCATCGTTCTTTTCAAGGCAATCAATAAGTTAGATGCACAGAGCAATGTGGCTTCCTTTTTGGTGTAGCTTTGTTCACTTCTGGTTCTATTGACAAACAGACACCAAGCCCAGAATGGAAGTTCAGCATCCCTACCTGGGAAACGACATTCTGACAAGTGTTTCCAGCCAACAGAGGAGAATCAGCCTGGGAGTTAAGTGTTATGGGAACCTGAAACTAGCAAGGGAAAGAAAATGTCAACTGAAATCAATAGTAGTAGTTTACTCTTCACTATTGTACTAAAATGTGATTTCCTTCTTAACCTtcactttttcctcttctttctctgttgtctataatttaaatttaaaagtttttctaaACCAGTTAAAAGTTATTATAAACCAGTCATTCAGTATTTTCAGAATATTCAAAGGTTCAATGGTCAAATACGTTTGAGAAATGCATTAAACACTCTCTCTTTTAGGGATTATAAACAGCCAGAATAAGAAAGATGCAATAAGTTCACCATGTTTAATTCACTAAAATCAATCCTAAATGGTCTATAGAAATTTACTTGTTACTTTTAAGGATTATAATAAACAATTACAAtcaattataatataatagtataaGTGTatcatacacataaatatataatgcatatagataataacatcaataaaaataatttaatatttatataaatcatattaatATCGCACATCTAtaactatattaatatcagattaatattaatatacaCAATGTTCTTGATAacattatatattgatatatatcattatatattgtatgtatatattatatatgtaattgatatatatcaatatatattgatactatatactatatattattaatgctattgatattaatattttaataccatATTATAATATAGCTAATAGAATATAACTTATGATTACTATTAAtaatagcaacaataacaaattgagtaattattcatataattatattatatgaatatatgagtATATCATAAATTATAATCTAATAGTATATAAATTATACTATTATAATGAACTATTTTTAACTCAACATTTCCAAAATTTATCTAATCTCATGAATTATTCAGATGATATTTCTATGGGAGGGGGTCTCCTAAACAAAGCTCAGAGGACTAAGGCCAGTGATGCTCAATTGTCTCCAGATCTATAgctggtggtgcaaggggtataTCACGGATAAAACTCTGTCCttatgtatgcaaagcatgtcccCCATCCCCATGAGACATCTAACCAGCCCATATGACATTTTTAATCATATTGAACTTACAGGACAACATACCAGTTTGATAGgtcacacacattttcttttaccaTTGTAATCTAAACTGAAATTGTATCAGATGCAAAGGGACCAAACAGTCTCCCCTTTCTTTATTCCCAATAAATAGCATCATATACCTTCGTATCCTGCAGGTCATTCATGCCTCTTGgaacctttaagaaaaaaagagcagaacAGGATTATATGTCTTATAGAACATCTCCAGGAACTTCTGGTATGACATTTGGGAAGACAAATCAGCACActgaaatgtgttttttttcctacCTAATTCTTCCTATGTTACAATGCCAGCAATAGAACCAGGGAAGGTTGGACAAACTGGGATGCCCACCAACCTGAACAGAGAACTTTCAAACACCAATAAATTTTTTTGACATAATGAGCCATCACCCTCCCACCCTTTTTCCCTCCCAATTCAGTCCTGTTAGCCAACAGAGTGAGTCTTCCTATACATCCTAAATTCTTTCATCTCTCTTCAGATGCTTAGATTTCtaggtcttttgccttttttGAAACTCTTGGGCATTCTGACTTTCAGTTTAATGCTTTTATTCCCTCAACCCAACAGTGAGAAACATGTTGACTGTACATTAATAGTGATAACACTGAAGAGGTAAAAATACACACCTTCAAGACTGTGAAGTTATAGTAAGAGGCAGCATATAGGGCTGGGTCTGACATACAGCTTTTTGACAGATTCTTGAAAAAGTGAGCACAGGTTGTACTTTTACTCTCCAAGAAACCTTAGAACACAAGGAATTAAGAAAATGGTAAATGATTTAGTCTCAGTGAAAAATGTGATTATAGAAGGAAAACACCATGGGGGTAGGAGAAATGAGAGTGGCATTTTGATAGTGAAATGACAACGTTGGTGGTGGGAGTAGTGAGACATTTACATCTAATGGCATAAAACTTCACTTTACTAAATTCTATAGTACTGTAAacaaatgattaataaaaaattattatcaatCAATGGGAATGAAGGAGTTGAGAATATGGCTCAACAAGGTAGAGCACATCCCTCTGAACTCAGCAGCACCAGATGTAGCTTCAATCACTGCCAAGGCCCCAGGACTGAGCCATCGGGCCCACACCATTAAGGCCACACATCAACTAAGTATATCCAGGGTGCCCCTATACAAAtattaaggaaaatttaaaaaatgaagttataaattaaaaacatttttgagttgctgttggggccacacccagcagtgctgaggtaGTGAGAGGAGGCCGTACAGTGctttggattgaacccaggacttcacaCCTGCAACACATGTGGTCTTCCTCAATCTATTCCCAACCTAAAAGCTAGGCTTAGAATGAACAGAAAGGCTGGCACTTCCGCTTTGAACTCACCTGCAGGATTGCTCTCAGCACAGAATCCCCCAGCTCCAACTCCAGCAGGCTGCCTCAGTAAGCTTAACACAGAATACTTGGGGAAGTAAGTTAGGATGGGGTCCCCAGCCTGAACAAAGTAGAATGGAAATTTATTCATAGTGAGTCTgaacaccacaaaaaagaaaaaataaaagcaaattaattcAGTAGTTTGTAGACAACACTGGCCTCCAAAAGAGGTAAACTCTATTTTACTTAGCAAACAGGAATACATCATCAAGGGTGTATCCCAAGATACTGATTAATTGTTGACTATAAGAAAAAAGGcagatctttcttttcctttgcttACCTTGTAATACAAGGATGGTGGTGACTGGGATTGGAATGTTGAAGTAAATAATTCACCTCCGAATTCTCTAGACAAGGTCTGGAAGTTGGTTGCATTGACCTTCTGAAGCTTCTGGAAATAGTTCTGctttgctaaaaatatttttatgatttttaagttaagtaaagaaaaattttactttaaacaaTCTGGCATCCAAgtaactattaaaattattttgaggcaTAACATATACAAAGTATTAAATAtactaattatataattttaagtataaacttaatgaattttattaatttacataCTTTTATTACTCAAATTAAGTAACATTTTCTCAAGAAA is a window encoding:
- the TCTN3 gene encoding tectonic-3 encodes the protein MSASRLARLQVLLLLLREGVRPQASFSPSGSEPGPGRGTPPSPSTETQSARAGPQGLSTPGPTGATSAAPGNETLELSPALSVCICDLTPGTCDINCCCDPDCDLRHPLAVFSFCLPGSVRSSSWVCVDNSLIFRSNTPFPTRVFRDLNGISQFCVQVNNTKQNYFQKLQKVNATNFQTLSREFGGELFTSTFQSQSPPSLYYKAGDPILTYFPKYSVLSLLRQPAGVGAGGFCAESNPAGFLESKSTTCAHFFKNLSKSCMSDPALYAASYYNFTVLKVPRGMNDLQDTKFQVPITLNSQADSPLLAGNTCQNVVSQVIYEIETNGTFGIQKVSVSFEQINLTVESSISLQQHFTIRFRAFQQSTATAFISPRSGNPGYIIGKPLFTLTGDRSHSMTVLQSQGDGTCSIKRHEVQFGVNVKSGCKFRPQNMNCSHVQEEAYWTLHGMPKPEQVGIFGNAHPAHKGEWTRILNKSFV